The segment TTCCGCATCCAAAGCGTTTAGAAAGGCTTCAGCTTTCTCGAATAACACGGCTCCCAGCACGAGTAATAACATTGGTTCGAATACACCCCCTGCTCCTCTTTTACCTCTTCCTTCACTCTCGCAACAAAATAAgccaaaaataatagaGAGGCCCCCAATGCACGTCACTAATTCAAGAGAAATACTGTTAGGTGAAAACCTGTTAGatgattcaaaaacaaagaatgCTGCTGCGAACTCAACCACACACGACAATGATTTAATGGCTAATGATGGGCTGCATATACCGAACCACTCAAGCGTAGATGATACCGAAAAGAACAACaagacgaagaaaaacaacagTAATAGTGGTAGAAGTGAACGTAATGATGACGCTAATAAAACATCCGCGGCATTGACTAAAACCGCGCCTTCAACCACACCTTTGGCCACTGCCGATAATACTCTGGCCCCCACTGCTAATATCTCCAACAGTAATGCTGACACctacaataataacaagaaaaaaatcagtaACATTAACagtaacaataataatcatGGTGCATCGAATAAAGCCAACGCTGATATCAAGAATGCCAACGCTGATATCAAGAATGTCAACGCTGACTCAAGTGCTTCTACCTCAAACAATAACACAACAAATGACGACTCGCACGAGAGCAATTCAGAAAAACCAACGAAGGCAGATTTTTTCGCTGCGAGACTGGCAACAGCTGTGggtgaaaatgaaatcagTGATTCTGAAGAAACATTTGTTTATGAATCAGCGGCTAACTCGACTAAAAATTTAATATATCCTGATTCCTCCAAccaacagcagcaacagcaacagcagcagcagcagcagcagcagcaacaacagcagcaggCTCCaaaacaacagcagcagcagcaaaaTCATGGTATAACTTCGAAGATAAGTGCACCATTGCtaaacaacaataaaaaattattaagcCGACTCAAAAACTCGAGGCACATAAGCACAGGCGCCATACTGAATAACACAATCGCAAATATAAGTACAAATTCGAACTTAAATTCTAATATTATGCAGAGCAATAACAATCTGACGTCAGGTCACAATCACCTGGACGAGTTGAGCAGCATAAAACAGGAGCCACCGCATCAAttacaacagcagcaattACCAATGGACGTGCAATCGGTAGATTCGTATACATCTGACAACCCTGACAGCAATGTTATTGCCAAGTCGCCTGACAAGAGATCAAGCTTAGTGTCCCTACCCAAAATTTCTCCACACTTACTTTCATCCACATCAAGTAACGGTAACACAATATCATGTCCCAATGTGACCACAACTTCACAGGAATTGGAACcaaataatgatatttcAACGAAGAAATCTCTTTCCAATTCCACTTTGAGGCACTCCTCAGCTAATAGAAATTCTAATTACGGTGACAACAAGAGGCCTCTTCGGACAACAGTATCAAAGATATTTGATTCGAACCCAAATGGAGCTCCTTTACGAAGATACTCTGGGGTACCTGATCACGTTAATTTAGAAGATTACATTGAGCAGTCGCATAATTATCCAACAATGCAAAATAGTGTGAAAAAGGATGATTTTTACAACAGTAGGAGCAATAAGTTTCCCCATggtttgaatttttatGGCGATAACAAtgttattgaagaagggAATAATGGTGACTCATCAAATCCAAACCGACCGCAACACACTAACCTTCAGCATGAGTTTATTCCGGAAGACAATGAAAGTGATGAAAACGATATTCACTCCATGTTTTATTATAATCATAAGAACGATCTAGAGACGAAACCGTTAATATCTGATTatggtgaagatgaagatgtgGACGATTACGATCGTCAAAATGCTACTTTCAACAGTTATTATAACTCAGCATCCAATACTCACGAACTTCCATTACATGGAAGAATGCCATCAAGATCAAATAATGATTACTACGATTTTATGGTTAGCAACAATACTGGCAATAACAATCAAGTGAATGAATATACCCCGTTAAGAATGAAACGTGTTCAAAGGCACCTATCAAGAACAAACAATAGCATAATGAATGGTAGCATCCATATGAATGGCAACGATGATGTTACTCATCCAAATATCAATAACAACGATATTGTCGGTTATTCACCACAcaatttttattcaaaaaaatcaccATTTGTAAAAGTAAAGAACTTCCTTTATCTCGCATTTGTTATATCATCACTATTGATGACAGGATTTATTCTCGGATTTTTGTTGGCCACAAATAAGGAACTACAAGATGTAGACGTGGTTGTGATGGATAATGTGATTTCAAGTTCGGATGAATTGATCTTTGACATCACTGTAAGTGCTTTTAATCCAGGATTCTTTAGTATAAGTGTTTCCCAAGTCGATTTGGACATTTTTGCAAAAAGCTCTTTCTTGAAGTGTGACTCTAGTGGTGATTGTACCGTAATAGAGCACGAAtggaaaattttacaaatgaCAACAAACCTTTCGCTAGTTGAAGAGAGTGCTAAAAATGATGTTAGTGATGGGAACATAGAGACAGTATTACTAGGAACCGTTAAAAAGCTAGAAACACCATTAAAGTTCCAAGGCGGCGCATTTAATAGGAACTACGATGTCTCAGTATCGAGTGTCAAGCTTTTAAGTCCTGGGTCTCGTGAAGCCAAGCACGaaaatgacaatgatgGCGATGACGGTGACGGTGGCGgtggtgatgatgacgacgacGGTGACgatgaaaacaatatcaaCAAAAGACAATACAAGAGCAAACCAAATGCTAGAGAGgacaaagaagatgatacTAAAAAATGGAAGCTACTAATCAAACATGATTACAAATTGATAGTCCGTGGAAGCATAAAGTATGAGGTGCCCTTCTTCAATACACAGAAATCTACGGCTATTCAAAAGGATTCCATGGTCCATCCTGGTAAGAAGTGAGTGTTAAGAATGTAgcttttttcatcaaagctgggtatttttctctttataCCGCAGCAGCGGAAGGCAATTTCCAAAACAGGAATGTACCTTccgaaaaaggaaaatggaGTATGttttttgatgttttttctctttgactatttcaaaattagaagcaagtgaaaaaatacaaaaatgtTACATAGGATACGATACAGTATTGTaatatatcattattattatttttagaTAAAGCGTTTAGTAAACAAGAGTGAGGGTTATGCAACTCGTTTAGTAaacattcttttttttttcttcttttaagTATAAGACAACAACAGTAGCGGGAGCGATAGTAACACATTGGTAGCGATAAGTGCTCATGCAATTTCACTCAGATAAACAGCAGTTGGACAGTAAAAGTGACATAGATTTCAAGCCAAACTCACCGCGTTCCCTACAAAATAGgaataccaaaaatttatcTTTAGACATAGCAGCACTTCATCCATTAATGGAATTCACATTGCAAAGCCAGGATGTGCCAGGTTCAGTAAAATTCCCATCGCCGACACCTTTGAACCTATTTATGAAGCCTAAACCTACCGTGTTGGAGAAATGTCCAGCAAGAGTAAGTCCAAGGCCAACACCACCGTCGCTGTCCATGAGACGAAGCGAGGCCTCCATATACACACTTCCAACATCCTTGAAGAACCGAACTGTTTCTCCAAACGTGTATACAAGGTCATCTACGGTACCATCTATTAGTAAGCTCTCATCGTCATCACCGTTATCGtcattttcagaaaaaCCTCATCTGAATAGAGTCCATTCATTATCCGTGAAAACCAAAGATTTGAAGTTGAAGGGGATTAGGGGACGTTCTCAAACTATCTCAGGATTAGAAACGTCTACTCCGATTTCTAGTACTCGTGGAGGTACTTTAGATAATAGTGATGTGAATAGGTTTTCtagccaaaaaaatatgcaaACAACGTTAATTTTCCCCGAAGAAGAGTCGGACCTGAATATTGATATGGTGCACGCAGAGATCTACCAACGAACAGTTTATTTAGATGGGCCATTGCTGGTAATACCGCCTAATTTGTATCTATATTCGGAACCCAAGCTAGAAGATATATTATCTTTTGATTTAGTCATTAATGTCGCCAAAGAAATACCGAACCTGGAGTTCTTAATACCGCCGGAAATGGCACATAAAATACAATATTATCACATTGAATGGACACACACATCCAAGATAGTCAACGACTTATCTCGATTGACACACATTATGCATACTGCTCATTTGCAAggcaagaaaatattggtaCATTGTCAGTGTGGAGTATCAAGATCAGCGTCATTGATTGTAGCGTATATCATGCGATATTATGGCCTGAATCTAAATGATGCATACAATAAACTCAAAGGAGTCGCTAAAGATATAAGTCCAAACATGGGACTCATCTTCCAACTTATGGAATGGGGGACCATGTTGTCCAAGAACTTACCGGGTGAAGAAGGAGAGACTGTTCATATGCCTCAAGAAATTGACATTGGAAACAACGAACCTTCTTCCTCCACTACGAAGTCCTACTCTTCTGCGTCATTTAGAAGTTTTCCCATGGTAACGAATCTATCGTCGTCGCCGAACGACAGTTCTGTCAATTCCTCGGAAGTGACGCCAAGAACACCTGCTACGTTGACTGGAGGGAGGACCACATTGGCCGCAGATCATGGGGATGACGATGAGCATCGTAAAAGGTTGTCCCAACCCACAGACTCACTGGAACCTTCTATCGACAACGAATCTATATCTACCGCCCCGGAACAGATGATGTTTCTTCCCTAGGGTTAGCGCTCACCACGGAATCCTTATGACTATCAGATCTGCAGGCAGACCGCCTCCCCACGCTTCTAAATAACATATAGTTAGCACATCTTTCTACATAGCAATTATTCATCATTGTAACTCTCACATTGCAAAAATCGTCCAATAGACGTTTTCCTCGTTTGTGATTGGCCCTGCGTTTTGCGCCGATACAAGCGGCGGCGAAAAGTTAAAAGGAACAATCAATTAAATAAGACCACCAATTCTCATGTtctatcttctttttgcaaGCAGCGCAGCAAATACAAGATCAACTAAGAACACATCTACAATGTTGCGTAACACTTTTACCAAAGCTGGCGGCCTATCACGTATCACATCCGTAAGATTCGCTCAAACACATGCCCTTTCCAATGCTGCCGTAATGGATCTGCAATCCAGATGGGAGAACATGCCCTCCACTGAACAGCAGGATATCGTCGGTAAGTTGAGTGAACGTCAGAAATTACCATGGGCACAACTTACCGAGCCTGAAAAGCAAGCTGTGTGGTACATCTCCTACGGGGAATGGGGGCCAAGAAAACCTGTGTTGAATAAGGGTGATTCCAGTTTTATTGCCAAAGGTGTTGCTGCCGGCCTACTATTATCAGTGGGTCTTTTTGCTACCGTCAGGATGGTTGGTGGTGAAGACACAAAGACCATGAATAAGGAGTGGCAGTTAAAGAGTGACGAATATTTGAAGTCCAAGAATGCTAATCCTTGGGGTGGTTACTCCCAGGTCCAATCTAAATGAACAGAccagaaattttgaaagaaaattaataGGGACTAACAATTGTTATGGTTTTTTCAGCTAGTCTGTGACCTTTACGAAAGTGAGTGTCTTATTACATTAGTGTATCCATGGGTCGCCCGCCCAATGCAATACAAACATATCAAACATAAAATTGGCAGATTGCCACCctcacatttttttttatttatttactcAAGTTTATTAATCTTTTGTTAGACGTATAATTTTATATCATTATTCTTATTATTCATATATTTAAAAGAACCCTTCTAAAAGGAAATAAGCCAGAACTGGATGAGGGAATCTTTTGTCCATGTGGCTTGCCTTGTTAGCAACTTGCATTGTTCTACGTTGCCCTTCTAAACACGTATTTCTTAAAACTTCACGATTTGGTTGAATGCTATAtgtaaaaggaaaaaaaaaaattaaactAAACTAgatattgaagataaaaattaaatggcaaaaacaaagaaaagcGCTAAGGATAGTTGTATACAGAATAATATGGTAACAGCGCCAATGCCAAACGATTTGGAAGACTTTGAGTCCCTGCTGGAACCTGATTTTGATGCTAAACAATTCGGTAATGATTTACTGAAAGCTACCAATAACAATGACACAACTACTTTGGACTTAAACACGCCTCTTAAAAAGCTAAATTATGATCTCCACGAGATTGACTCTAGGATAGATCAACTGATAAACACCAATCCTTTGGAGATAATAGAGTTAAtttataaaaatgaaaatgccAATTCCACCATAGTTGGTGAGTTAAAACCGAGTTTAGAATATTTGAACATATCGTACGATAGACTAAAGACGCAAGTTCTAGATCCTTATGAAAGAGCGAGGAAAGTACAAGTTGCACTAAGCAAGGTTTATCAAACGTCTCTTCTTTTACGCGGGGCTTTGCTTTATATCCATTTGTCAGACAAATTAAACACAATGTCCAAAACAGCCCAATTAAACACATCAATAGCAGTCAATTTAGCCTCGTTACACTACCAACTCGAAATTACGCtagatgaaaataaaaatctaAAATCCCTGCAGAAAATTAAACAACTGGATCAGGACATTGTTTCTcccaaaaaaagagagcTAATAACATTTTTGTCTTTGCAAATGTCCAAAGAGTGCTTGAACTCTattaaaatcaaatcaaacaaagaaacaataTCTCAGTTAGCCTATTCTCTCTACTTACTTTCACCACAAGAATTCGAGTCTACAGTAACCAAGATTATACTATCTAACGTCACAATAAGCTCACAAATTTTATCGAAAACTCTAAATTCTATCAGAATGTTTCCTGAAGCGTTCAATGAAGTTGTCGAAAAAGGTTATAACATCTACTTTTTAGAAACATTACTGCGAAACATAAAAACCGATAATATCACGACTTCCTCAAAATCTGTTGTTGCTAATAAATCACACCTTGGCAATCTTTTGTCAGAATATAATTCAATGAAGAGCAAAGCAGGTCCTGGTACACCAAGAGATCTGTTTTGGAACAAAGTTTCATTCACCTTTAAAAAGGACTTTGAAATATCTGTTAACAGAGGAGGCCCCGTGGGCAAGTCGCTGctaaaaaacaaagattttattattgaCACTATAAagcaaaatatgaaaaaatcttctgatAATAGCGATTACCAAAGCTACTTGGATATAATGCTAAACTCGGTGTCTATTTCTCCGAATAAATGAGATGCCTTTACTTAAAATGAAGGATGTTCATGAAATAGGATGAATCTAAAGTAATATGTCTATAACATGTGtgtacgtatatatatatatatatatatatatatatatagatatgGTCATTCCGTCCTAAACTTAGGGGTACTGCCAGCATTTGCTAGTGGGTTCAaagctatttttttcttgtttttctttccacCACGCTTatgaaactttttcttcaacattttctttatctcACGAGCTTTGGCATCACGCTCCTTGGTTCTTTCAAGtgccatttttttggctGCACGTTGCTTTTGACCAGGTCTcctttttctaattttcaATTCCTTTTGCTGTTGTGACTCGATTTTCGCATTGTGCTCATGCAGATCCATTATTCGGCCCTGGCAATATGGCCATTTATCATGGACACGTTGATCATCCTccagaatttttgaactttCTTGTACTACCATATCATAATCGACAGAGCTCTGTAGGAATTGCAGCTTTTGTTCTGTAGAATAGTTTGCAAAGTAATAATCTTCGGGCCTTTTTTGGTCgattatttcttcctcaGGTTccttcaatgaaattttcatcaaatttactTCAGTCTGCGCCGCATTCTTTTCTCCATTTGATGTACCTTGGTCTTCTTGAGCTGGACCATTTGATGCTTCAACAACACCAAACGAGAACAGTggaaattcaaattcatcttgtttttcttctttttgttcctGTGCGCTGTTATCACTTGCTTTAAGATCTAACGATGAGTCGGTTCTCTCAActtcaacaaattcaaattctgTTGGCGGTACTAATACCTCTACAGTTTCACTATTATTGCTACCACTATTATCGTAATTATTATCTTCTCCTAATTCCTCTCCTTCATTATAAAGATCTTTTCTCGATACTCTGCAGAAATAATTAAAATATTCAACGATTCGTTAAAATGTTAGTAAAAAGATGAATATGGAAGAAAACTTATATCTCATGTCAATGCATACATTTTAAGTTCAGACATTCTTTATGATGAATTTCAAtgtgttctttttcatcaaaggAGATTTTTCCATTTACTGTTTAAGTGAATCTAGTCGTTTTTGAAacttaaattttttcttttttcgtATTGATCCGATGACTTGAaaatgtttattttttttatataggaaaagaacaatagTATTTCTATAGTACATAAACTCTCAGACACAAAGGGCAAAGGTCCCTCatgatttattttcatttttatctgTATTGTATATTGATACCTACAGATGAGGATCAGGTAATATACACGTTCTGCGATTaaagaggatgaagaaagacGGATTGTTATCTGTTGATTGCGGTTTTCATACTTTGCAAATATTCTCTATAACTAGCACAATTCAAAACTTTGTCTTCAACAAGAGTGCTTAATGCCCATAATCTTAAAGAAGCCATATCTCTTTCTGAGTTTAGGTTAGCAGGTTCGTTAATAGATGGCCCTCTTATTATGTACAACGATTGAAAGGTAATTGTATCATTGTTTTCTCTAATGTTACTGATTATATTCCTTAATCTTTCGTTGAAAGGCGAATTGTTCAAAGGAGGCAATTCACTTTTCCCAACAGGAATGTTGGAAATGGTGTCAGTGTTGAATACATCTATTAGTAGCTCAGGAACTGCATCTCCGCCAACCCATAGAAATAATTCTGCGGAATTGTCAATCAGATATAGGCCgtatctttcaaaaagagaTATAGTAGCGTTGATAGGTTCAGGCAAAACTGTTTTTCCTTCGAAGTCAGGTAAGCCAACTTCGTCAGGCATGTCGTGTAGGGAGTAAACTGTTGGATAAATGCtctttatcaaataatgaagagGCTCCGTTTCCAATTTATTCAATGCACTTGCACGATAATCGCTCGGAACAACGCCCGGTCTAAGGGCTATATGTTTACTCAACGCATTCATTAATAGGGGTAACATTCTCAGATTTGCACATAGGTTAAGTGAGGCTACTGAATTTATATTGGACATtgagatttcttttttgtagGCACTTAGAATATCTTCTAGTGATTTCGTAATAAAATCCCTTGCAGAGTACATGCTTGAATTCAAAGCCTTGGTCACTGCGTTTTGTGTGATAAAATCAGCAATGGCTAGCTGGTCTGCAGATGCAAACACTTCTCTTGCGGATTCGGTCGTTGGTAGGGCTAACGTCATGACCCTAATTCTACGCTCACCTGTGTTCAAAGTCAACAGTGTTGACACTTGCAAGTAGCAATATTCTGCCATTAATGAATCTTCGATCGATATTCCGAAAAGATAAGACTGATCTCTAGGCATTGTGGAAAAAGCGCATAAATCAGAAGATCtgttaaaaaaatggccAAAAAATGATGTGGCCCTCAAGCCAGTAGAACCACGAACTCTCATGACGGCTTCCATTGAAATATCCATGGTTAAATGTCTTGATAATTCTCTAGTAAACTTGGTTACATCGTTCAAACTGGTAGCATTAAAACCAGGGTAAAAATGTGTTTGACCACCAGAAAAACGGCCCAAGTGAGATAGCGATGCAACGTCCATGTAATCCTCTGATGCCAGAAACATGTCCACTGTTATTTGCAATTTGCTACACTCGATTGTAAACGTTTTATAAAAGGAATCCTTACACGATAGTAGCTGAGAGCTTTCCTTTGGTGTGTTTAATACACCCTGTtcacttctttttttcaactttccGACGCCAGTATTTGGTAGAGTTGATGAAATAACTTCGACCTTGCCTCCGGTACTTTTTATCAGGTTTGAGGCAGCTTTTAGGGCAGGTCCAAGTGCAAACTTGCTACTGTGTGTATCTTGGAAGATTTCaggtatttttttcagcaatttttccagattttttttactatatTTTAGTGGAACTACTAATTCATCGCTCGGCATTGGTAAAAATGGTTCGTCCAAATCGCCAATATCAAACATTTGAATTGTTTCTGAAgtatcatcttcttcgtcctcctcctcctcttcttcatcttcatccgCTTCATCCAATTCTTCAGAATCATTATCCGATTCTTCATAATCATCATCCAAAGGAACGTagaaataatgaagattATGGTCAACACATATAATAGAAATTCTAGTCCTTCCATCGTGGTTTGGTAAAAATTCTATGTTTTCTAAAATCGTTCTGGCAGAAGTGGCCAGTAAACCATTTTTAACAGCATTTTGAGAAACATCCAAAATGAATACATAAACAGATGGTGGAGGTTCCCTAACAGAATACTCTACAGGTGCCAAGTAATCAATTATagaatttttaatttcatttctttcgTATCTGTTGATCGGAGCGCCTTGTAAGTTTTGATCGAACCCAAATGGGAcgtcatttttgaaacgGCATATATTACATTGCCATTTTCTCCCTTGGTTGATGAAGACGACAAAAGGGTTCATATATGAACGACAACGGCGACAACGGACAATTACCCCATCAGTATTTAATGGCACTTGGTTTTCGGAATCTtgcaaatgcaaatatgGCCTAATGACAATGGCGAACGGTAGCttcgttttcttcagtAGGGAACTTGTTTTTGGCACTGCGTTCAAAGTAGATCTGACGTACTGGTATGGAATGTTTGATGATTCGGACGGAGTCACGATATTATCTTGGGAAATGGTGATTGGAGGAGGCGGTAAAGATAGATCACGAATCGGAGGAGGTAATTCCGTAAACAAATCCACAGGGTATAGTTGGTTGACCACTTTCCCTGTGCCAGGAAATTGTTGGTTTTGAGCTAGTTGTGTTAACGAGTAGGAATTGTTGTTCAATTGTAAGTCGCCCATTGCATATGCTGTCTGATCGATCTGTTGTTGAGACTGCTGTTGCTCTGCAACTATTGGCACACTCGCAGTGTATGACACCTGGGCTTGAGGGTATACCCTCTTCTTATGATGAGACATGATTCACTGGAGCTGTCTATCATTAATGGGAGGAGATTCATTAACGAAAAGCACACTGGTAATAATGGAGAGTTCGTCGAAGACCCTTT is part of the Saccharomyces paradoxus chromosome XIV, complete sequence genome and harbors:
- the VAC7 gene encoding Vac7p (Integral vacuolar membrane protein~similar to YNL054W), whose translation is MTEEDRKLTVETETVEAPVANNLLLSNNNNVAVPNPSIPSASTSTSPLHREIIDDSVTTANTTSNAVQHNLSTIDNNLMDSDATSHNQDHWHPDINRAGTSMSTSDIPSDLHLEHIASVPSTNNNGNNALINHNPLSSHLSNPSSSLRNKKSSLLVASNPAFASDIELSKKKPPLISNNIPTSNIALYQTARSANIHGPSSTSASKAFRKASAFSNNTAPSTSNNIGSNTPPAPLLPLPSLSQQNKPKIIERPPMHVTNSREILLGENLLDDSKTKNAAANSTTHDNDLMANDGLHIPNHSSVDDTEKNNKTKKNNSNSGRSERNDDANKTSAALTKTAPSTTPLATADNTLAPTANISNSNADTYNNNKKKISNINSNNNNHGASNKANADIKNANADIKNVNADSSASTSNNNTTNDDSHESNSEKPTKADFFAARLATAVGENEISDSEETFVYESAANSTKNLIYPDSSNQQQQQQQQQQQQQQQQQQQAPKQQQQQQNHGITSKISAPLLNNNKKLLSRLKNSRHISTGAILNNTIANISTNSNLNSNIMQSNNNLTSGHNHLDELSSIKQEPPHQLQQQQLPMDVQSVDSYTSDNPDSNVIAKSPDKRSSLVSLPKISPHLLSSTSSNGNTISCPNVTTTSQELEPNNDISTKKSLSNSTLRHSSANRNSNYGDNKRPLRTTVSKIFDSNPNGAPLRRYSGVPDHVNLEDYIEQSHNYPTMQNSVKKDDFYNSRSNKFPHGLNFYGDNNVIEEGNNGDSSNPNRPQHTNLQHEFIPEDNESDENDIHSMFYYNHKNDLETKPLISDYGEDEDVDDYDRQNATFNSYYNSASNTHELPLHGRMPSRSNNDYYDFMVSNNTGNNNQVNEYTPLRMKRVQRHLSRTNNSIMNGSIHMNGNDDVTHPNINNNDIVGYSPHNFYSKKSPFVKVKNFLYLAFVISSLLMTGFILGFLLATNKELQDVDVVVMDNVISSSDELIFDITVSAFNPGFFSISVSQVDLDIFAKSSFLKCDSSGDCTVIEHEWKILQMTTNLSLVEESAKNDVSDGNIETVLLGTVKKLETPLKFQGGAFNRNYDVSVSSVKLLSPGSREAKHENDNDGDDGDGGGGDDDDDGDDENNINKRQYKSKPNAREDKEDDTKKWKLLIKHDYKLIVRGSIKYEVPFFNTQKSTAIQKDSMVHPGKK
- the MSG5 gene encoding tyrosine/serine/threonine protein phosphatase MSG5 (Dual-specificity protein phosphatase~similar to YNL053W) gives rise to the protein MQFHSDKQQLDSKSDIDFKPNSPRSLQNRNTKNLSLDIAALHPLMEFTLQSQDVPGSVKFPSPTPLNLFMKPKPTVLEKCPARVSPRPTPPSLSMRRSEASIYTLPTSLKNRTVSPNVYTRSSTVPSISKLSSSSPLSSFSEKPHLNRVHSLSVKTKDLKLKGIRGRSQTISGLETSTPISSTRGGTLDNSDVNRFSSQKNMQTTLIFPEEESDLNIDMVHAEIYQRTVYLDGPLLVIPPNLYLYSEPKLEDILSFDLVINVAKEIPNLEFLIPPEMAHKIQYYHIEWTHTSKIVNDLSRLTHIMHTAHLQGKKILVHCQCGVSRSASLIVAYIMRYYGLNLNDAYNKLKGVAKDISPNMGLIFQLMEWGTMLSKNLPGEEGETVHMPQEIDIGNNEPSSSTTKSYSSASFRSFPMVTNLSSSPNDSSVNSSEVTPRTPATLTGGRTTLAADHGDDDEHRKRLSQPTDSLEPSIDNESISTAPEQMMFLP
- the COX5A gene encoding cytochrome c oxidase subunit Va (Subunit Va of cytochrome c oxidase~similar to YNL052W) produces the protein MLRNTFTKAGGLSRITSVRFAQTHALSNAAVMDLQSRWENMPSTEQQDIVGKLSERQKLPWAQLTEPEKQAVWYISYGEWGPRKPVLNKGDSSFIAKGVAAGLLLSVGLFATVRMVGGEDTKTMNKEWQLKSDEYLKSKNANPWGGYSQVQSK
- the COG5 gene encoding Golgi transport complex subunit COG5 (Component of the conserved oligomeric Golgi complex~similar to YNL051W), which codes for MAKTKKSAKDSCIQNNMVTAPMPNDLEDFESLLEPDFDAKQFGNDLLKATNNNDTTTLDLNTPLKKLNYDLHEIDSRIDQLINTNPLEIIELIYKNENANSTIVGELKPSLEYLNISYDRLKTQVLDPYERARKVQVALSKVYQTSLLLRGALLYIHLSDKLNTMSKTAQLNTSIAVNLASLHYQLEITLDENKNLKSLQKIKQLDQDIVSPKKRELITFLSLQMSKECLNSIKIKSNKETISQLAYSLYLLSPQEFESTVTKIILSNVTISSQILSKTLNSIRMFPEAFNEVVEKGYNIYFLETLLRNIKTDNITTSSKSVVANKSHLGNLLSEYNSMKSKAGPGTPRDLFWNKVSFTFKKDFEISVNRGGPVGKSLLKNKDFIIDTIKQNMKKSSDNSDYQSYLDIMLNSVSISPNK
- a CDS encoding uncharacterized protein (similar to YNL050C) → MSELKIVSRKDLYNEGEELGEDNNYDNSGSNNSETVEVLVPPTEFEFVEVERTDSSLDLKASDNSAQEQKEEKQDEFEFPLFSFGVVEASNGPAQEDQGTSNGEKNAAQTEVNLMKISLKEPEEEIIDQKRPEDYYFANYSTEQKLQFLQSSVDYDMVVQESSKILEDDQRVHDKWPYCQGRIMDLHEHNAKIESQQQKELKIRKRRPGQKQRAAKKMALERTKERDAKAREIKKMLKKKFHKRGGKKNKKKIALNPLANAGSTPKFRTE
- the SFB2 gene encoding COPII subunit SFB2 (Component of the Sec23p-Sfb2p heterodimer of the COPII vesicle coat~similar to YNL049C); the protein is MSHHKKRVYPQAQVSYTASVPIVAEQQQSQQQIDQTAYAMGDLQLNNNSYSLTQLAQNQQFPGTGKVVNQLYPVDLFTELPPPIRDLSLPPPPITISQDNIVTPSESSNIPYQYVRSTLNAVPKTSSLLKKTKLPFAIVIRPYLHLQDSENQVPLNTDGVIVRCRRCRSYMNPFVVFINQGRKWQCNICRFKNDVPFGFDQNLQGAPINRYERNEIKNSIIDYLAPVEYSVREPPPSVYVFILDVSQNAVKNGLLATSARTILENIEFLPNHDGRTRISIICVDHNLHYFYVPLDDDYEESDNDSEELDEADEDEEEEEEDEEDDTSETIQMFDIGDLDEPFLPMPSDELVVPLKYSKKNLEKLLKKIPEIFQDTHSSKFALGPALKAASNLIKSTGGKVEVISSTLPNTGVGKLKKRSEQGVLNTPKESSQLLSCKDSFYKTFTIECSKLQITVDMFLASEDYMDVASLSHLGRFSGGQTHFYPGFNATSLNDVTKFTRELSRHLTMDISMEAVMRVRGSTGLRATSFFGHFFNRSSDLCAFSTMPRDQSYLFGISIEDSLMAEYCYLQVSTLLTLNTGERRIRVMTLALPTTESAREVFASADQLAIADFITQNAVTKALNSSMYSARDFITKSLEDILSAYKKEISMSNINSVASLNLCANLRMLPLLMNALSKHIALRPGVVPSDYRASALNKLETEPLHYLIKSIYPTVYSLHDMPDEVGLPDFEGKTVLPEPINATISLFERYGLYLIDNSAELFLWVGGDAVPELLIDVFNTDTISNIPVGKSELPPLNNSPFNERLRNIISNIRENNDTITFQSLYIIRGPSINEPANLNSERDMASLRLWALSTLVEDKVLNCASYREYLQSMKTAINR